The Ciconia boyciana chromosome 15, ASM3463844v1, whole genome shotgun sequence genome has a segment encoding these proteins:
- the LOC140660045 gene encoding uncharacterized protein: MAEWVALPSISGGPRGPFRDLRGPGKGMVGGDWGPDQGAVEQPLPRGLPSRSPGSAGPLRRVSPRRPTSPRRPGGGSARSPTTGPCPPPPRRTAAAAHGLTPPPHPRHSGDKARTPPPPPPGSPSVPPARRPGCRPRGGRWASAGSAGRAAPLSLLHYCHGRSEQCNNERASVRRGAARAGDEPVTARGDGTSRRPPRATLTGGGGGGCATFFVQTRGGGECAQRRAGQGKVSGSAHRPAPGPRRPPLPAPPRSPRLAAERGAGRPAAVPGRHRINKETPTSPVAAFSSWWVFLAGHQPLPPPQQPRADKKKKIPSCFCPAIRCASRPFGLCGRG, encoded by the coding sequence ATGGCCGAGTGGGTGGCCCTGCCTTCCATTTCAGGTGGTCCCCGCGGTCCCTTTCGGGACCTCAGGGGCCCAGGGAAAGGGATGgtgggaggggactgggggccGGATCAGGGCGCGGTGGAGCAGCCGCTGCCGCGGGGCCTTCCCAGCCGGTccccgggcagcgcggggccgcTGCGGCGCGTCTCCCCGCGGCGGCCGACCTCGCCTCGCCGGCCCGGGGGCGGGAGCGCCCGCAGCCCTACGACGGGGCCgtgcccgccgcctccccgccgtACGGCTGCCGCTGCCCACGGTTtaaccccacccccccacccccgccatTCCGGGGACAAAGCCAggacaccaccacccccccccccgggctctCCCTCCGTGCCCCCAGCCCGGCGGCCGGGCTGCAGGCCGAGGGGCGGCCGCTGGGCCAGCGCCGGGAGCGCCGGGCGGGCTGCCCCTCTTTCCCTGTTGCACTACTGTCACGGTCGCAGCGAGCAGTGCAATAATGAAAGGGCGTCAGTGCGCCGGGGAGCGGCGAGAGCCGGGGACGAGCCGGTGACAGCGCGCGGGGACGGGACGTCCCGCCGCCCCCCGAGAGCCACCttaacgggggggggggggggcggttgtgcaactttctttgttcaaaCACGCGGCGGCGGAGAGTGCGCGCAgcgccgggcagggcagggcaaggtGAGCGGCTCGGCGCAccgccctgccccgggcccgcggcggccgccgctccccgccccgccgcgctccccccgGCTGGCCGCCGAGCGTGGGGCAGGGCGGCCCGCTGCCGTGCCCGGCCGACACCGAATAAATAAAGAGACTCCCACGTCCCCTGTCgctgccttttcttcctggtGGGTTTTTCTCGCAGGTCACCAGCCCCTCCCGCCTCCCCAGCAGCCGCGCGcggataaaaaaaaaaaaatcccctcgTGCTTTTGTCCGGCGATCCGGTGTGCTAGTCGCCCGTTTGGTCTTTGTGGGAGAGGTTGA